The following are from one region of the bacterium genome:
- a CDS encoding cytochrome P450: MIDYDPFSDEVVLGDPHPLYARLRDEQPVYRVEKWDAYALSRFEDVWNACADRNFSVARGTSAGQLLTGLQPVTPSLNHMDPPEHGRLRSQLRTLFLPGRMRAFEPELRDFVVDTLESLADREEVDLVSEIAQPLAAFAVCRIAGFPVEDADLLRGLVARFFYREPGHASTTGDGIEAMNEIIAYFRDLSARRRANPSAEPDAIGVFQAFEDREGRSPDDADVASHCLLLILGGTDTLPKVLANTLLRLHDHPDQRARVVADPDLVEDAFLEALRVDMPTQYMMRTTQEAQRLHEVEIPAGAPIFLLYASANRDPREFADPADYRIDRRPPRSLGFSHGTHACLGIHAAKREARVALREILRLHPEYGIESERIEHYVTDLVKGFASMPLRWRA, encoded by the coding sequence ATGATCGACTACGACCCCTTCTCCGACGAAGTCGTCCTGGGGGACCCGCACCCGCTCTACGCGCGACTGCGGGACGAACAGCCGGTCTATCGGGTCGAGAAGTGGGACGCCTACGCGCTCTCGCGATTCGAGGACGTGTGGAACGCCTGCGCCGACCGGAACTTCTCGGTCGCGCGGGGGACGTCGGCGGGACAGCTGCTGACCGGGCTCCAGCCCGTCACGCCGTCCCTGAACCACATGGATCCGCCCGAACACGGACGCCTCCGGTCGCAGCTGCGGACGCTCTTCCTGCCGGGCAGGATGCGGGCCTTCGAGCCCGAGCTCCGCGACTTCGTGGTCGACACCCTCGAGTCGCTCGCGGACCGCGAGGAAGTGGATCTGGTCAGCGAGATCGCCCAGCCCCTCGCCGCGTTCGCGGTGTGTCGGATCGCGGGCTTCCCCGTCGAGGACGCGGATCTGCTCCGGGGGCTGGTGGCGCGGTTCTTCTACCGCGAGCCGGGGCACGCGAGCACGACCGGGGACGGGATCGAGGCGATGAACGAGATCATCGCCTACTTCCGCGACCTGTCGGCCCGGCGACGCGCGAATCCGTCCGCGGAGCCCGATGCGATCGGCGTCTTCCAGGCCTTCGAGGATCGCGAGGGGCGGTCCCCCGACGACGCGGACGTGGCGTCCCACTGTCTGCTCCTGATCCTGGGAGGAACCGACACGCTCCCGAAGGTCCTGGCGAACACGCTGCTCCGGCTCCACGACCATCCCGACCAGCGGGCGCGGGTCGTCGCGGATCCCGACCTCGTCGAAGACGCGTTTCTCGAGGCGCTGCGCGTCGACATGCCGACGCAGTACATGATGCGCACGACGCAGGAGGCGCAGCGCCTGCACGAGGTCGAGATCCCGGCGGGCGCGCCCATCTTCCTGCTCTACGCCTCCGCGAATCGCGATCCGCGCGAGTTCGCCGACCCCGCGGACTACCGGATCGATCGTCGACCCCCGCGTTCCCTGGGCTTCAGCCACGGCACGCACGCGTGTCTCGGGATCCACGCCGCGAAGCGGGAAGCGAGGGTCGCGCTCCGCGAGATCCTTCGACTTCATCCGGAGTACGGGATCGAGTCGGAGCGGATCGAGCACTACGTGACCGATCTCGTCAAGGGATTCGCTTCGATGCCGCTCCGCTGGCGGGCTTGA
- a CDS encoding amidohydrolase produces the protein MDSPLPYPIYDADNHLYETEEAMTAHLPKRWRKEFQYVQVKGRTKLAIGGQLSDFIPNPTFEVLAAPGAHEKWYRNANTEGLSFRELTGEPVPCLPAYQNGQDRLALLDEQGIHATLMFPTLASAVEERMSYDHELMNAVLHSLNEWLHAEWGFHREERIFAVPFLTLMDVDMAVAELEWVLERGARTVGLRPAPVPGYRGGRSPGSPEFDPFWARVEEAGIFVSFHASDSGYDRIVRMWEGGRNEQLSFVHTPFKTCLALLDRAISDAMASLICHGVFDRFPGVRVACIENGGRFVKHLFECLEQAWGQQPGEFQRHPIEIFREHVWVSPFYEEPLEALAELIGVERILFGSDYPHPEGLPAPLDYLREVEPFDDADRERIMSTNLQTLLAPA, from the coding sequence CGAAGCGATGGCGCAAGGAGTTCCAATACGTCCAGGTAAAGGGGCGGACCAAGCTGGCCATCGGCGGCCAGCTCTCCGATTTCATTCCCAATCCGACGTTCGAGGTCCTCGCCGCGCCGGGCGCGCACGAGAAGTGGTACCGGAACGCGAATACGGAGGGGCTCTCTTTCCGGGAGCTGACAGGCGAGCCCGTCCCGTGCCTGCCCGCCTACCAGAACGGGCAGGATCGACTGGCGTTGCTCGACGAGCAGGGGATCCACGCGACGCTCATGTTCCCGACCCTGGCTTCGGCGGTCGAGGAGCGCATGAGCTACGACCACGAGCTGATGAACGCGGTGCTCCACTCCCTCAACGAATGGCTCCATGCCGAGTGGGGCTTCCACCGCGAGGAGCGGATCTTCGCGGTTCCCTTCCTCACCCTGATGGACGTCGACATGGCGGTCGCGGAGCTCGAGTGGGTCCTCGAACGCGGCGCGCGAACCGTCGGGCTCCGCCCGGCGCCGGTCCCGGGCTACCGAGGCGGGCGCTCGCCGGGCTCCCCGGAGTTCGATCCGTTCTGGGCGCGCGTCGAAGAGGCGGGCATCTTCGTCTCCTTCCACGCCTCCGACTCCGGGTACGACCGGATCGTCCGCATGTGGGAGGGCGGACGGAACGAGCAGCTCAGCTTCGTCCACACCCCCTTCAAGACCTGCCTCGCGCTCCTCGATCGCGCGATCTCGGACGCGATGGCCTCGTTGATCTGCCACGGCGTGTTCGACCGGTTCCCCGGTGTGCGCGTCGCATGCATCGAGAACGGTGGCCGCTTCGTCAAGCACCTCTTCGAGTGCCTCGAGCAGGCCTGGGGCCAGCAGCCCGGAGAGTTCCAGCGGCACCCGATCGAGATCTTCCGGGAGCACGTCTGGGTCTCGCCCTTCTACGAAGAGCCCCTCGAAGCGCTCGCCGAGCTGATCGGTGTCGAACGCATCCTCTTCGGTTCGGACTACCCGCATCCGGAAGGCCTGCCCGCCCCCCTCGACTATCTGAGGGAGGTGGAGCCCTTCGATGACGCCGACCGCGAGCGGATCATGAGCACCAATCTGCAGACCCTGCTCGCGCCCGCCTAG